One stretch of Pantanalinema sp. DNA includes these proteins:
- a CDS encoding PilZ domain-containing protein, whose protein sequence is MADDSFSFPIDATAGQPDPAVERPYRRTFERVSYGIPVEITDRNGTYMIKARIMDVSPVAARVQFLRPPRLKQGDKVIVTIWKNVRTELAVSSFRPTATVFATRGKDALVLMFDDPRALAQEGFATFIYGPLLLASLNGLVSPNDQEHDRRVEALRTAARCNVDVKKDAGALRAERDATWRSHSYVRPSQRRER, encoded by the coding sequence TTGGCCGACGACTCGTTCTCTTTCCCCATCGACGCGACCGCCGGGCAACCGGATCCGGCCGTCGAAAGGCCCTACCGACGCACCTTCGAGCGGGTCTCGTACGGCATCCCCGTCGAGATCACCGATCGCAACGGCACCTACATGATCAAGGCCAGGATCATGGACGTCTCCCCGGTGGCGGCGCGCGTCCAGTTCCTGCGCCCCCCGCGCCTGAAGCAGGGGGACAAGGTGATCGTCACCATCTGGAAGAACGTTCGCACGGAGCTCGCCGTCTCCTCGTTCCGCCCGACGGCGACGGTGTTCGCCACGCGCGGCAAGGATGCGCTGGTCCTGATGTTCGACGACCCGCGCGCGCTGGCCCAGGAGGGCTTCGCGACGTTCATCTACGGCCCGCTGCTGCTGGCTTCGCTCAACGGGCTGGTCTCCCCCAACGATCAGGAGCACGATCGCCGCGTCGAGGCCCTGCGGACGGCCGCGCGCTGCAACGTGGACGTGAAGAAGGACGCGGGCGCCCTGCGTGCCGAGCGGGATGCCACCTGGCGCTCGCACAGCTACGTCCGACCCAGCCAGCGCCGCGAGCGCTGA